One segment of Carya illinoinensis cultivar Pawnee chromosome 13, C.illinoinensisPawnee_v1, whole genome shotgun sequence DNA contains the following:
- the LOC122290985 gene encoding uncharacterized protein LOC122290985 produces MAKFWRDQRKEENKIKWVNWEHMCEAKSKGGMGYKDLKTFNLTILAKQGWNQANYQKDAKVGSLIDTNTGWWNVEQVRRVVPPREATERRTNGGECSNVEGNKVIWKQLWKINGIPTKKNLMNKKVLMEDQCSFCNGDSENVSHALFYCHLIRQSWNKLFHYLIQAEGTDMMNLALKVHSNGIIGDLERFFLNAWGLWYRRNQNFFEGKTLHPNQVVNQALALYMEHNEVKKGLNQAKGSISGWISPNA; encoded by the exons ATGGCAAAGTTTTGGAGGGATCAGAGGAAAGAAGAGAACAAAATCAAATGGGTCAATTGGGAGCATATGTGCGAAGCTAAATCAAAGGGTGGAATGGGATATAAGGATTTAAAGACTTTCAATCTTACTATCTTGGCCAAGCAGGGATGG AATCAAGCAAACTATCAGAAAGATGCAAAAGTTGGGAGCCTCATTGATACAAATACTGGGTGGTGGAATGTTGAACAAGTAAGGAGAGTTGTACCACCAAGGGAGGCAACTGAG AGAAGGACTAATGGTGGGGAATGCTCAAATGTAGAGGGAAACAAAGTCATATGGAAGCAGCTATGGAAAAT AAATGGGATTCCTACTAAGAAGAATTTAATGAACAAAAAGGTGCTAATGGAAGATCAATGCTCTTTCTGCAATGGGGACTCTGAAAATGTTTCTCATGCTTTATTCTATTGCCATTTGATTCGTCAAAGTTGGAATAAACTGTTCCATTATTTGATACAAGCAGAGGGGACTGATATGATGAATCTAGCTCTTAAAGTGCATAGCAATGGTATTATAGGTGACCTGGAGAGATTCTTTCTCAATGCTTGGGGCctttggtatagaagaaatcaaaatttttttgaaggaaAGACTCTTCATCCAAATCAAGTGGTGAATCAGGCATTAGCTTTATATATGGAACATAATGAGGTTAAGAAGGGATTAAATCAAGCCAAAGGGTCCATCTCTGGTTGGATATCACCTAATGCATGA